A portion of the Vreelandella subglaciescola genome contains these proteins:
- a CDS encoding bifunctional acetate--CoA ligase family protein/GNAT family N-acetyltransferase → MSTKFLHHFLQPSSIAVIGASEKPESLGGLVLCNIQEGDFRGKIWAVNRRGYANVFNAPSVSRVRDLPEVPDLAVVCTAIEGVPALIKALGEFGIKAALVLSGGAHLDRDSDSQGSIKERMLKAARASGIRLLGPECMGVIVPGKKLNASYASQPVKPGRVAYLGQSGMLANAMIDWAAGRDVGFSHVVTIGNSVDVLLPDVLDYINQYSPAQAILLHLEHIRDAQHFMTSLRDASRNHLVVAIKSGRTAASELTVQPGTPGIAHRDTVFDAAFSRAGVVRVDDSDELLDALETLSRMRPLKGDRLAVVSNGLGPAMLAIDKLVSAGGKLARFSGDTQHALDRHGLDISKPGENPVDLSGNATPQRLVEALSIVSADPNVDAVLLVHAATRLAPSLATAQAVIAGRGKFRRNLLTSWMGLKEALSARQACNQAGIPTYISPEKAVKAFMHMVDYQRVQLLLQETPPSLPFSTSAEIRARCHTLIKAARAAGRKTLTHSETAQVLEAYGIPAATSLYLQTPEEALEAARQIQGLKALKIVHEGNCRPFRYRKHPHKISAGLLQDLDTPEQVADAVTRLGDKVREKFPDVAIREYCLQPMQRGKHSMQICAGITRDAVFGPLIVFGIGGYKVNILADRQVALPPLNMSLAADVVGRTHAASLIREHSAEPQRDIQQLCQLLVKLSQMATDLVELQGLELNPLLLNRDGMVAVDFAMDLGQPARFAIMPYPEELREWTALKNGWNVEVRPIRAEDAPLITTFHRQLSEQSIRFRYFHNKADLSQRDLSTLAHINYDRQMAFIAEHQPDDGSKQMLGVVRVWNDPDNLRTEFSIIIRDDLQGLGIGSLLMRKMISYCRHIGIIEMAGTIMMDNHPMRALMKHLGFTCRYNMEEQVIDAVMRLNEPQSEWQRHRLESPSGE, encoded by the coding sequence GTGAGCACAAAGTTTCTGCACCATTTTTTACAGCCGTCGTCGATCGCGGTGATCGGCGCCTCGGAAAAGCCTGAATCCCTCGGGGGGCTGGTCCTGTGTAATATTCAGGAAGGCGACTTCAGGGGCAAAATATGGGCAGTCAACCGGCGCGGCTATGCCAACGTGTTTAACGCACCGAGCGTTTCCCGGGTACGCGATTTACCGGAGGTACCCGATTTAGCCGTCGTTTGTACTGCCATTGAAGGTGTACCTGCCTTGATTAAAGCACTGGGCGAGTTCGGCATTAAAGCGGCACTGGTGCTTTCCGGCGGTGCCCATCTGGATCGCGACAGCGATAGTCAGGGTTCCATAAAGGAACGCATGCTTAAAGCCGCCCGTGCGTCCGGTATCCGCCTGTTGGGGCCTGAATGCATGGGCGTCATTGTGCCGGGCAAAAAACTCAACGCTTCCTATGCCAGCCAGCCGGTCAAGCCGGGGCGTGTTGCCTATCTGGGCCAATCCGGCATGTTGGCCAACGCCATGATCGACTGGGCTGCAGGGCGTGACGTCGGGTTTTCGCATGTCGTCACCATCGGCAACAGTGTCGATGTGCTGCTGCCTGACGTACTCGACTACATTAACCAGTACTCGCCGGCGCAGGCGATTCTGCTGCACCTCGAGCATATCCGCGACGCGCAGCATTTCATGACCTCATTGCGCGATGCGTCGCGTAACCACTTGGTGGTGGCGATCAAAAGCGGCCGTACGGCCGCTTCGGAATTGACCGTACAGCCGGGCACGCCCGGCATTGCCCACCGTGATACGGTCTTCGATGCGGCCTTTTCCCGCGCCGGCGTGGTGCGCGTCGATGACTCGGACGAGCTGCTTGATGCGCTGGAAACCCTATCCCGCATGCGCCCGCTGAAAGGCGATCGCCTGGCCGTGGTCTCCAACGGACTGGGGCCGGCGATGCTGGCCATCGACAAGCTGGTCAGTGCCGGGGGGAAACTGGCCCGGTTCAGCGGGGATACCCAGCATGCGCTTGATCGTCACGGCCTGGACATCAGCAAACCCGGTGAAAACCCGGTGGATCTCAGTGGCAACGCGACGCCGCAGCGCCTCGTCGAGGCATTATCCATCGTCAGTGCCGACCCGAACGTGGATGCGGTGCTGCTGGTGCATGCCGCGACCCGCCTGGCGCCTTCGCTGGCTACCGCACAAGCGGTCATTGCCGGCCGAGGCAAGTTCCGGCGTAATCTCCTGACCAGCTGGATGGGGCTGAAAGAAGCACTCAGTGCCCGTCAGGCATGCAATCAGGCCGGTATTCCGACCTATATATCACCCGAGAAGGCCGTCAAGGCGTTCATGCACATGGTGGATTATCAGCGCGTGCAGCTGCTCTTGCAGGAAACGCCGCCAAGCCTGCCGTTTTCGACCAGCGCTGAGATCCGTGCTCGCTGCCACACACTGATCAAGGCGGCCAGAGCGGCCGGCCGGAAAACGCTGACGCATTCCGAAACCGCTCAGGTGCTTGAAGCGTACGGCATTCCCGCCGCCACCAGCCTGTATTTACAGACGCCGGAAGAAGCCCTTGAGGCAGCACGGCAGATTCAGGGGCTCAAGGCACTGAAAATCGTGCACGAGGGCAACTGCCGGCCGTTTCGCTACCGTAAGCATCCGCACAAGATTTCTGCCGGGCTGCTGCAGGATCTGGATACGCCGGAACAGGTGGCCGACGCCGTGACCCGGCTGGGCGACAAGGTGCGCGAGAAATTTCCTGACGTCGCCATCCGTGAATACTGTCTGCAGCCGATGCAGCGCGGCAAACATTCCATGCAGATCTGCGCGGGTATTACCCGGGATGCGGTTTTCGGCCCGCTCATCGTGTTTGGCATTGGCGGTTACAAGGTCAACATATTGGCCGATCGCCAGGTAGCGCTACCGCCGCTAAACATGAGCCTGGCGGCTGACGTGGTGGGCCGAACCCACGCCGCATCGCTGATACGCGAGCACTCGGCCGAGCCGCAGCGCGATATTCAGCAGCTGTGCCAGCTGCTGGTCAAGCTTTCGCAGATGGCCACCGACCTTGTCGAGTTGCAGGGGCTTGAGCTGAATCCGCTACTGTTGAACCGCGACGGCATGGTCGCAGTAGATTTTGCCATGGATCTTGGCCAGCCGGCGCGTTTTGCCATCATGCCGTACCCCGAAGAACTCAGGGAATGGACGGCGCTGAAGAACGGCTGGAACGTTGAAGTACGCCCCATTCGCGCCGAAGATGCGCCGTTGATTACCACCTTTCACCGGCAGCTCTCCGAACAAAGCATTCGCTTTCGCTATTTTCACAACAAGGCGGATCTGTCCCAGCGCGATTTGTCGACGCTTGCGCATATCAACTACGACCGCCAGATGGCCTTTATTGCCGAGCACCAGCCCGACGACGGGAGCAAGCAAATGCTCGGCGTGGTACGTGTGTGGAATGACCCGGACAATTTACGCACGGAGTTTTCCATCATTATCCGTGATGATCTGCAGGGGCTGGGCATCGGCAGCTTGCTGATGCGAAAAATGATCAGCTACTGCCGTCATATCGGCATCATCGAGATGGCAGGCACGATCATGATGGATAATCACCCCATGCGGGCCTTGATGAAACACCTGGGCTTCACCTGCCGTTACAACATGGAAGAACAGGTGATTGATGCGGTAATGCGGTTGAATGAGCCGCAAAGCGAATGGCAGCGCCATCGTTTGGAAAGCCCCTCGGGCGAGTAA
- the gap gene encoding type I glyceraldehyde-3-phosphate dehydrogenase has protein sequence MTLRIAINGFGRIGRNILRALYEGGYREHIQVVAINDLGDPSINSHLLRFDTTHGRFATPVEQDDTGLSVDGDRIEVFAQRDPDALPWKRLNVDLVMECTGLFTQRADAARHLNAGARRVLISAPSPDADATVVYGVNEKTLTAEHTVVSNASCTTNCLAPVAQILNDSVGIENGLMTTTHAYTNDQNLSDVYHKDPYRARSATHSMIPTKTGAAAAVSLVLPELAGKLDGLAVRVPVLNVSLVDLTFTVGRETSKEEINEIMARAAETSPVLSLNALPLVSIDFNHDPSSAVFDTNHTRVNGRMVKVMAWYDNEWGFSNRMLDTALAMQAAGYATASSRARADLAFGSP, from the coding sequence ATGACTCTCAGAATCGCTATAAATGGCTTCGGCCGCATCGGCCGCAATATTCTTCGCGCACTCTACGAAGGCGGTTATCGCGAACACATTCAGGTCGTCGCTATCAATGATCTGGGTGATCCTTCCATCAACTCTCATCTGCTGCGTTTCGATACCACTCATGGTCGTTTCGCCACGCCGGTGGAACAAGACGACACTGGCCTTAGCGTTGACGGTGATCGTATTGAGGTTTTTGCCCAGCGCGACCCCGATGCGTTGCCCTGGAAGCGCTTGAACGTGGATCTGGTGATGGAGTGCACCGGGCTATTTACCCAGAGAGCCGATGCGGCGCGTCACCTGAACGCGGGCGCCAGGCGTGTATTGATTTCCGCACCCAGCCCCGATGCCGATGCTACCGTGGTATACGGCGTTAATGAAAAGACGCTGACCGCCGAGCACACAGTGGTATCCAACGCGTCCTGCACGACCAACTGCCTGGCCCCTGTCGCCCAGATTCTTAACGATTCTGTGGGCATCGAAAACGGCCTGATGACAACGACGCACGCCTATACCAACGACCAGAACCTGTCTGACGTCTACCATAAAGACCCTTACCGGGCGCGCAGCGCCACCCACTCGATGATCCCTACCAAGACCGGTGCCGCCGCCGCGGTCAGCCTGGTATTGCCGGAGCTGGCGGGCAAGCTCGATGGGCTGGCCGTGCGCGTACCGGTCCTCAACGTTTCGCTGGTGGATTTGACCTTTACCGTCGGCCGCGAGACCAGTAAGGAGGAGATCAATGAAATCATGGCGCGAGCAGCAGAAACATCACCGGTTTTGTCGCTTAACGCTCTGCCGCTGGTTTCCATCGATTTCAATCACGATCCCAGCTCCGCCGTTTTCGACACGAATCACACTCGCGTCAACGGCCGTATGGTGAAGGTCATGGCCTGGTATGACAACGAGTGGGGCTTTTCCAACCGCATGCTGGATACCGCACTGGCGATGCAAGCGGCTGGCTACGCCACCGCTTCCTCTCGTGCCAGGGCGGACCTCGCCTTCGGGTCGCCCTGA
- the pdxH gene encoding pyridoxamine 5'-phosphate oxidase: protein MTRNIADIRRDYEGGRLDESQLSEDPFALFDEWLTLALENEGQDGNAMTLATADSQGRPHARVVLLKGFDDDGMVFYTNYHSHKGSELNNVPYAALTFWWPSISRQVRIEGSVEQVHSDESDSYFHSRPRNSQLGTWIATQSVVIPDRNWIEERQKRFERAYEKQDIPRPLHWGGYRVTPDMIEFWQGQPSRLHDRIRYERRDGGGSWQRFRLAP from the coding sequence ATGACACGCAACATAGCCGATATCAGGCGTGACTATGAAGGCGGCCGTCTTGATGAGTCGCAACTTTCCGAAGATCCTTTTGCGCTGTTTGACGAATGGTTGACGCTGGCACTGGAAAACGAGGGTCAGGATGGCAATGCCATGACGCTTGCCACAGCCGATAGTCAGGGCCGGCCGCACGCGCGTGTGGTACTGCTGAAAGGGTTTGATGACGATGGGATGGTGTTTTACACCAACTATCATAGTCACAAGGGCAGCGAGCTTAATAACGTGCCCTATGCGGCGCTGACATTCTGGTGGCCGTCAATTTCCCGTCAGGTGCGTATCGAAGGCAGCGTTGAACAAGTGCATTCCGACGAATCGGATAGCTACTTTCATAGCCGCCCCCGCAACAGCCAGCTGGGCACCTGGATCGCCACGCAAAGCGTGGTCATCCCGGATCGTAACTGGATTGAAGAGCGTCAGAAGCGCTTTGAACGCGCCTATGAAAAGCAGGACATTCCGCGCCCGCTGCACTGGGGCGGCTACCGTGTAACGCCCGACATGATCGAGTTCTGGCAAGGCCAGCCCAGCCGCTTACACGATCGCATCCGCTACGAGCGTCGTGATGGCGGCGGCAGCTGGCAGCGCTTTCGTCTAGCACCCTAA
- a CDS encoding histone deacetylase family protein, protein MITSFITHPYCALHYMGPEHPENPQRLEAISARLSLAGLLQQTMQADAKEASQEDLARVHPSRHLRALKDCVPHENIVMLNDDTLMNPDSLKAAAMAAGAALRGVDQVFRHQADNVFCAVRPPGHHAEAAGTMGFCFYNNVAVAAAYAREKYAARRIAILDFDVHQCNGTIDIFKQDPDILICTSFQSPFYPWRYLHDEHHNVVNTPLEAGSNGEVFREAIEKQWLPALHAFKPELVLLSSGFDAHRDDPMSEIRLDDSDFYWVTRLAMDIATQYADNRLVSVLEGGYHLESLASATEAHLKALLGHPFEPPTQVYGPGK, encoded by the coding sequence ATGATCACGTCCTTTATTACCCATCCCTACTGCGCGTTGCACTATATGGGGCCGGAACATCCCGAGAATCCTCAGCGGCTCGAAGCGATCAGCGCGCGTTTATCGCTTGCCGGGCTATTACAGCAGACCATGCAGGCGGATGCCAAAGAGGCCAGCCAGGAAGACCTGGCGCGGGTACACCCCAGTCGCCACCTCAGGGCACTGAAAGACTGCGTTCCGCATGAGAATATCGTGATGCTCAATGACGATACGCTGATGAATCCGGACAGTTTGAAAGCGGCGGCCATGGCGGCAGGTGCCGCACTGCGCGGCGTTGACCAGGTGTTTCGCCACCAGGCCGATAACGTGTTTTGCGCGGTGCGCCCGCCCGGCCATCACGCTGAAGCGGCAGGCACCATGGGATTCTGTTTTTATAATAATGTGGCCGTGGCCGCTGCCTATGCGCGCGAGAAGTACGCGGCCAGGCGCATTGCGATCCTGGATTTTGACGTGCACCAGTGCAATGGCACCATCGACATCTTCAAGCAGGATCCGGATATCCTGATTTGCACGAGCTTTCAGTCACCCTTCTATCCGTGGCGCTACTTACACGATGAGCATCATAATGTGGTCAACACGCCGCTTGAGGCGGGCAGCAACGGCGAGGTGTTCCGCGAGGCGATAGAAAAACAGTGGCTACCGGCACTTCACGCGTTCAAACCCGAGCTGGTGCTGCTATCGTCCGGCTTTGATGCGCACCGGGACGACCCGATGTCGGAGATACGGCTCGATGACAGCGACTTTTATTGGGTGACGCGACTGGCGATGGATATTGCCACGCAATATGCCGACAACCGGCTGGTCTCGGTATTGGAAGGCGGTTACCACCTTGAGTCATTGGCAAGCGCCACGGAAGCCCATCTCAAGGCATTGCTGGGGCATCCGTTTGAGCCTCCGACCCAGGTGTATGGCCCCGGGAAGTAG
- the edd gene encoding phosphogluconate dehydratase: MSTVPLNDTVRRVTERIRHRSKERRALYEQRMENQHSLGVHRGELSCGNLAHGFAACGEVDKGRLKLMNSANLGIVSSYNDMLSAHQPLAPFPDIIKEAARAMGSTAQFAGGVPAMCDGVTQGQPGMELSLFSREVIAMATAVALSHNMFDAALYLGVCDKIVPGLFIGAARFGHLPAIFVPAGPMPSGLPNKEKARIRQLYAEGKIGRDELLEAESQSYHSPGTCTFYGTANSNQMMMEIMGLHLPGASFVNPNTPLRDALTRFATEQAIRNSEPGGNYRPFYRQIDERSIVNALVGLLASGGSTNHTLHLVAMAAASGLTLTWDDFSELSGVVPSLTQIYPNGQADINHFNAAGGMSLLIRELLGAGLIHGDIPTMMGTDLSASYTQEPFLEEGKLVWREGPLKSHDEEVLRPVASPFAPTGGLSVLDGNLGRGVIKISAVEAKHRRVEAPVRIFNDQNQLKGAFEAGELDRDVIVVVRFQGPKANGMPELHKLTPHLGVLQDRGFKVALITDGRMSGASGKVPAAIHVTPEALTGGPLARLQDGDVVRLDAESGTLDVLMDATQWHSRQPESANIEGSHFGLGRELFAGFRHLASGAEQGASVFGSFEADDLTLEDASIRELDA; this comes from the coding sequence ATGTCTACCGTTCCCCTGAACGATACCGTCCGGCGCGTCACCGAACGCATTCGCCACCGTTCCAAAGAGCGCCGTGCGCTTTACGAGCAGCGCATGGAAAACCAGCACAGCCTTGGCGTGCATCGCGGTGAACTTTCCTGCGGCAACCTGGCCCACGGCTTTGCCGCCTGCGGGGAGGTCGACAAGGGCCGACTCAAGCTGATGAACAGCGCCAATCTGGGTATTGTCTCATCGTATAACGACATGCTTTCCGCCCATCAGCCATTGGCTCCCTTTCCCGACATCATCAAGGAGGCTGCCCGGGCGATGGGCTCCACCGCGCAATTCGCCGGTGGCGTGCCGGCCATGTGTGACGGGGTCACCCAGGGCCAGCCGGGGATGGAGCTGTCGCTGTTTTCCCGCGAGGTCATTGCCATGGCCACCGCCGTGGCGCTTTCCCACAACATGTTTGATGCGGCCTTGTATCTCGGCGTTTGCGACAAGATCGTCCCGGGGCTGTTTATCGGCGCGGCACGCTTTGGCCATCTACCGGCCATTTTCGTCCCCGCCGGCCCGATGCCCAGTGGCCTGCCCAATAAGGAAAAGGCTCGGATACGTCAGCTATACGCGGAAGGCAAGATCGGCCGCGATGAGCTGCTCGAAGCCGAGTCTCAGTCGTATCATAGCCCCGGCACCTGTACGTTTTACGGCACCGCCAACTCCAACCAGATGATGATGGAGATCATGGGGCTGCACCTTCCCGGCGCTTCGTTCGTCAATCCCAATACGCCCCTGCGCGATGCTCTGACCCGCTTTGCCACGGAGCAGGCGATACGCAATAGCGAACCCGGCGGCAACTATCGTCCCTTCTACCGCCAGATCGACGAACGTTCTATCGTCAATGCCCTGGTTGGCCTGCTTGCATCCGGCGGCTCAACCAATCACACCCTGCATCTGGTGGCCATGGCCGCCGCGAGTGGCCTGACCCTCACCTGGGATGATTTCAGCGAGCTGTCCGGCGTCGTGCCGAGCCTGACGCAGATATACCCCAACGGCCAGGCGGACATCAACCATTTTAACGCCGCCGGCGGCATGAGCCTGCTGATCCGCGAGCTGCTGGGCGCCGGACTGATTCACGGTGATATCCCCACGATGATGGGCACCGATTTGTCCGCCAGCTACACTCAGGAGCCATTCCTCGAAGAAGGCAAATTGGTATGGCGTGAAGGTCCCTTGAAGAGCCATGACGAGGAGGTTCTGCGCCCGGTGGCGTCACCCTTCGCCCCCACCGGAGGACTCAGCGTGCTCGATGGCAACCTGGGGCGCGGCGTGATCAAGATTTCTGCGGTTGAGGCCAAGCATCGTCGGGTCGAAGCCCCGGTGCGTATCTTCAACGACCAGAATCAGCTTAAGGGCGCCTTCGAGGCTGGCGAACTGGATCGCGATGTCATTGTTGTGGTGCGTTTCCAGGGCCCCAAAGCCAATGGCATGCCCGAACTGCACAAGCTCACTCCGCACCTGGGCGTATTGCAGGATCGTGGCTTCAAGGTGGCGCTGATTACCGACGGGCGCATGTCCGGCGCTTCGGGCAAGGTGCCGGCCGCAATCCACGTGACCCCGGAAGCGCTGACCGGCGGCCCCCTCGCCCGGCTGCAAGATGGCGACGTCGTCCGTCTCGATGCCGAAAGCGGCACCCTGGATGTGCTGATGGACGCCACTCAATGGCACTCCCGCCAGCCCGAGAGCGCCAATATTGAAGGCAGCCACTTTGGGCTGGGCCGCGAGCTATTCGCCGGCTTTCGCCACCTGGCCAGCGGCGCCGAGCAGGGTGCCAGCGTTTTTGGCAGCTTCGAGGCGGACGACTTGACGCTGGAAGACGCCTCAATTCGCGAGCTGGATGCCTGA